A genomic window from Sporosarcina sp. Marseille-Q4063 includes:
- a CDS encoding ABC transporter permease, producing MKSYILKRIGFMIVTLFVIVSATFFLMELIPGTPFTNPEKLTEKQLVILNAKYGLDQPVAIQYLKYIGNLLQGDLGYSFQYEGRTVFSMISDRIGPSAFIGLQALIFGSLIGLLLGVFSALRHNSVFDYLSVTIAVLGMSIPSFVFAALLQYYVGVKLGWLPVALWEGYSSTILPSFALSVTVIATVARFIRSEMLEVLGQDYVTTARAKGLSESTVIVKHVTRNALIPVVTMLGPLAVSIMTGTLVIEKIFSVPGLGEQFTLSILVLDYSVIMGITLFYSALFIFVVFVVDILYGFLDPRIDYKGAEQS from the coding sequence GTGAAAAGTTACATACTTAAGAGAATCGGATTCATGATTGTTACCCTTTTCGTCATTGTGTCCGCCACCTTTTTTCTTATGGAGCTTATACCGGGAACACCGTTTACGAATCCCGAAAAGTTAACAGAGAAACAGTTGGTAATTCTTAATGCGAAATATGGATTAGATCAACCGGTAGCAATTCAGTATTTGAAATACATTGGTAATTTACTTCAGGGAGACTTGGGCTATTCGTTTCAATACGAAGGCCGGACGGTTTTCAGTATGATTAGTGATCGCATCGGACCATCTGCATTTATTGGCCTGCAAGCACTTATTTTTGGTTCACTTATAGGTCTTTTACTAGGAGTTTTTTCTGCTTTGAGACATAACTCAGTATTTGATTACCTGTCTGTGACAATTGCAGTTCTGGGTATGTCAATTCCATCATTTGTTTTTGCAGCACTACTACAATATTATGTAGGGGTAAAACTAGGGTGGCTGCCCGTTGCTCTTTGGGAAGGCTATTCTAGCACCATCCTACCTTCTTTTGCATTGTCGGTAACGGTTATCGCTACGGTTGCTAGGTTTATTCGAAGTGAAATGCTTGAGGTACTTGGACAGGACTACGTCACGACTGCTAGGGCAAAGGGATTGAGCGAGTCGACAGTCATCGTAAAGCACGTCACACGGAATGCGCTTATCCCGGTTGTCACGATGCTCGGTCCATTAGCGGTGTCCATCATGACAGGTACGCTCGTCATCGAAAAAATATTTTCCGTTCCGGGACTCGGAGAGCAGTTCACCTTATCAATTCTTGTCCTCGATTATAGTGTTATTATGGGAATTACGCTTTTCTATAGTGCACTATTCATATTTGTCGTTTTCGTCGTTGATATTCTTTATGGGTTCCTTGATCCCCGAATTGACTATAAGGGGGCGGAACAGTCATGA
- a CDS encoding ABC transporter ATP-binding protein, translating into MKENILDVDNLHVSFKTRNGAITAVKGVSFSLKKGETLAIVGESGSGKSVTAKSIMRLLPKHSAVIPQGEIKYEGRDLLALPLKAMQKVRGSEISMVFQDPMTSLNPTMKIGKQIMEGLTKHQTLTKSMARQRAMEMLELVGIPNAKERLNAYPHQFSGGMRQRVVIAMALACNPKVLIADEPTTALDVTIQAQILSLMKNLQEKMDTAIVLITHDLGVVANMADKVAVMYAGEVVEYGTLDEIFYETQHPYTLGLLGSMPNLKASRAEPLIPIPGSPPDLATLGTGCPFAARCPYTMAVCHDYHPKKTEISESHSVLCWLQDSRTPPEHAPETVGSAQL; encoded by the coding sequence ATGAAAGAAAATATACTAGATGTAGATAATCTGCACGTTTCATTCAAGACCCGAAACGGAGCAATCACTGCGGTGAAAGGCGTTAGTTTTTCATTGAAAAAAGGGGAGACCCTCGCAATTGTTGGTGAATCTGGTTCTGGAAAGTCTGTGACTGCAAAATCGATAATGCGTTTATTGCCAAAACATAGCGCGGTTATTCCACAAGGCGAAATCAAGTATGAAGGTCGAGATTTATTAGCTTTGCCATTAAAGGCCATGCAAAAAGTGCGAGGTTCCGAGATTTCCATGGTGTTTCAGGACCCGATGACATCATTGAATCCAACAATGAAAATTGGCAAGCAAATTATGGAAGGACTTACGAAACATCAAACTTTAACAAAAAGTATGGCGAGACAAAGAGCAATGGAAATGTTGGAACTTGTAGGAATACCGAATGCAAAGGAAAGACTCAATGCTTATCCGCATCAGTTTTCGGGTGGGATGCGGCAGCGTGTCGTAATTGCGATGGCACTCGCATGTAATCCTAAGGTTTTGATTGCTGATGAGCCGACAACAGCACTAGACGTTACCATCCAAGCACAAATCTTGTCACTGATGAAAAACTTGCAAGAAAAAATGGACACTGCAATTGTGCTTATTACGCATGATCTTGGCGTAGTCGCGAATATGGCTGATAAAGTAGCAGTCATGTATGCCGGAGAAGTTGTGGAGTATGGCACGTTGGATGAAATATTTTACGAAACGCAACACCCATATACTTTAGGACTTCTTGGTTCAATGCCGAATTTAAAGGCCAGTAGAGCGGAACCACTTATACCAATTCCGGGTTCTCCCCCGGACTTAGCTACATTAGGGACTGGATGTCCTTTTGCTGCAAGGTGCCCGTATACGATGGCAGTGTGTCATGATTACCATCCTAAAAAAACAGAGATAAGTGAGAGTCACTCTGTATTATGTTGGTTGCAAGATTCCCGCACGCCGCCGGAACACGCACCTGAAACAGTTGGGAGTGCACAGCTATGA
- a CDS encoding ABC transporter ATP-binding protein, with protein sequence MKKNDDLLVINDLKMHFKINKKDTLKAVDGISFTIKKGETLGLVGESGCGKSTVGRTITQIYQPTSGEIIFENEDVHAKYSKAEQKKKKRDVQMIFQDPYSSLNPRLTVMEIISEGLLIHATNSSEADREQQVNELLELVGLNKSHSGRYPHEFSGGQRQRIGIARALAVDPQFIVADEPIAALDVSIQAQIVNLLKTLQKEKELTYLFIAHDLSMVKYISDRIAVMYLGKIVELTESENLYENPMHPYSEALLSAIPLPDPNLERSRIPIILKGDVPSPIDIPSGCRFRTRCPKAMSVCSKIEPEFVERQPGHFVACHLHDEEVMDREDAIPIHIESS encoded by the coding sequence ATGAAGAAAAATGATGATTTATTAGTTATTAATGATTTAAAAATGCATTTTAAAATAAATAAAAAAGATACATTGAAAGCAGTAGATGGCATAAGCTTTACAATTAAAAAAGGCGAAACCCTTGGCCTTGTTGGCGAATCGGGTTGCGGTAAGTCAACAGTTGGAAGGACAATTACTCAAATTTATCAGCCGACAAGCGGTGAAATTATTTTTGAAAATGAAGATGTCCATGCAAAATATAGTAAAGCGGAACAGAAAAAGAAGAAGCGAGATGTGCAGATGATTTTCCAAGACCCATACTCATCTCTTAATCCACGTCTGACTGTTATGGAGATAATATCGGAAGGGTTACTCATTCATGCAACAAATTCATCCGAGGCGGACCGGGAGCAACAAGTGAATGAATTGTTGGAACTTGTCGGGTTGAATAAAAGTCATTCGGGTCGCTATCCTCATGAATTCAGCGGGGGACAAAGACAGCGAATTGGCATTGCTCGGGCACTTGCCGTGGACCCACAGTTTATTGTGGCGGATGAACCGATTGCGGCGCTAGACGTATCCATCCAGGCCCAAATCGTTAACTTATTGAAGACACTACAAAAAGAAAAAGAGTTGACTTATTTATTTATCGCGCATGACCTATCAATGGTGAAATACATAAGTGACCGGATTGCGGTAATGTATTTGGGTAAGATTGTGGAGTTGACGGAAAGCGAAAATCTGTATGAAAATCCAATGCATCCCTATTCGGAGGCGTTACTTTCAGCGATTCCACTACCCGATCCGAATTTAGAGCGCTCTAGAATTCCAATTATCTTAAAAGGCGATGTTCCAAGCCCAATCGACATTCCAAGCGGCTGTCGATTCCGCACGAGATGTCCGAAAGCAATGAGTGTATGTTCTAAAATAGAGCCAGAATTTGTGGAAAGGCAGCCGGGACATTTTGTCGCCTGCCATTTACATGATGAAGAAGTGATGGATCGGGAAGATGCAATCCCGATTCATATAGAGTCGTCCTGA
- the opp3C gene encoding oligopeptide ABC transporter permease, whose product MTKVNEKIKKDTNPIDSEQKSLAEPTADLFVAAPLDQDVSEEITTPSISFWKEARERLFKNKGAVFSLIVLGILILLALVGPAMNEHTHRSQNLMHSNLPPKVDGLGWLGFDGKDVKGKDVYEIRNIEENYWFGTDEFGRDLWTRVWKGTQISLFIALVAAALDLAIGVLYGGISSFYGGRLDNIMQRIIEVLVGIPNLIVIILFILILEPGITSIILALIVTGWVGMARVVRGQILQLKGQEFILASRTLGASNARLIGKHLLPNVMGPIIVTVMFTIPTAIFFEAFLSFIGLGLQAPLASLGVLIEDGYKSMRYFSYKLIFPAAVISLIMISFNLLADGLRDALDPKMRR is encoded by the coding sequence ATGACAAAAGTAAACGAGAAAATCAAAAAAGATACAAATCCTATCGATTCGGAGCAAAAGAGTTTAGCTGAACCTACCGCTGATTTATTCGTTGCCGCGCCATTGGATCAGGACGTTAGTGAAGAAATAACGACCCCGTCCATTTCCTTTTGGAAGGAAGCAAGAGAACGTCTATTCAAAAACAAAGGTGCTGTTTTTTCTCTAATTGTCCTAGGTATATTAATCCTCTTAGCTTTGGTAGGACCAGCAATGAATGAACATACACATCGGAGTCAAAACTTAATGCACTCCAACCTTCCGCCAAAAGTGGATGGGCTGGGGTGGCTTGGTTTTGATGGGAAAGATGTAAAAGGTAAGGATGTATATGAAATAAGAAATATAGAAGAAAATTATTGGTTCGGAACAGATGAATTCGGAAGGGATTTGTGGACAAGAGTTTGGAAAGGAACACAGATTTCACTATTCATTGCACTAGTTGCTGCCGCACTTGATTTGGCAATCGGCGTTTTATATGGAGGGATATCTTCATTTTATGGAGGTCGACTCGATAATATTATGCAGCGAATTATTGAAGTGCTTGTTGGTATACCCAACTTGATTGTGATTATCTTGTTTATTTTAATTTTGGAACCCGGGATTACTTCAATCATCTTGGCGCTTATCGTTACCGGCTGGGTAGGAATGGCGCGTGTCGTGCGTGGACAAATCTTGCAACTAAAAGGCCAGGAATTCATTCTTGCTTCTAGAACACTTGGGGCATCGAATGCACGACTGATAGGTAAACATCTATTGCCAAACGTTATGGGGCCCATCATTGTTACGGTCATGTTCACGATTCCAACGGCTATATTTTTTGAAGCATTTCTAAGTTTTATCGGTCTTGGCTTACAGGCCCCGCTTGCTTCACTCGGGGTGTTAATTGAAGATGGCTATAAGTCTATGCGTTATTTTTCATACAAACTTATTTTTCCAGCAGCTGTTATCAGTTTAATAATGATCTCATTTAACTTACTAGCAGATGGTCTTCGTGATGCCCTGGATCCGAAAATGAGAAGATAG